DNA sequence from the Callospermophilus lateralis isolate mCalLat2 chromosome 2, mCalLat2.hap1, whole genome shotgun sequence genome:
CAAGATGCAGTTGAAATTACCctttagccaggtgcagtggttcaTGCCTACAATTCCAGCAATttgggggggctgaggcaggagaatcacaagttcaaagccagcctctgctggCTTTAGTGAGGTCTTAAGCAAATTaccatatattttcacatatgtaATATGTTGCAGTCCACAATTTTGATGTGTGAAAAGATAAACCCAAATTCTGCTGCTGGTGGATAACTTAAACTTATATATTCAAAGAAACTCAGTCACACTACTTGAGTTTCTTTGGGATAAATATTCAAGCAACTTGGAATATTTCCTAGCTCTTCTCCACACCTTTGAATAAGTTCCATCAGATTTAGGTTCTTGGGCAGGAGCATCTGTTTGAGTCTTGGTCACTGCCCTCAGGCAAGCTTCCAGAAAGAAAATTGAGGAAATGCCTGTTCCCTGCCCCAGCACAGGATCTTTTATACTCAAATAGAGATTTTGCCAAGTGTTGAACAGCCCAAATCCAGCAAATAACTACCATGTCTTTCTTTTCAGAGAggggatttttctttcttttatcattttcccagaatgtgttacAGCCCATGACTCCGCTCCTAACATCATTATGTATTCTTTCCCAAACTATGGTTTATAATACAAACTATGCTTAAGACCCTCAGGATTTGGCTCTTGATCTATAGATATTTTTTGAGAGGTGGAGTGGGATAGAAATTCATGGTAATAGCTGATGGATTGAAGGCAATGTCTATTAGAaagacaagagaaagaaaaattttggcagaatAATCTCCTTATTTTATTCTGTTATGTTTTCTTTATTATGGCTGTTAGAAAATACATGGGATGCAGCCAAAGCTATAACTGGAGTAAAATATATAGTATGATAAATATGAGCATAGGCTTTGAGTTAGGTCTGGGCTCCAGATGTCTTTGCTTTGCTATTAACCACCTGTGTCAACTTGGTGAACCTGTGCTCCTAGAGGAAATACAGGTTTGGTGTTCTAGTCAgttttttttcactgctgtgactgaaagtcctgaccagaacaattatagaggaggaaagatttatttgagggctcatggtttcagagatctcagttcaTGAATAGCAGGCTTCATTTCTTGGGGCTTGAGgggaggcagaacaccatggtggaaaagtatggcagagggaagcagttcacatggtgatcatgaagcagagagagactctacttgccaaatacaaaatatatgccccccgcaaagccatgcccccaatatcttcctcctccagccataccctacctgcttTTAGTTACCATTCAATCGCAACCAGAGGAATAATTTAGtgattctcctctaaaccttcttgtattgttccacacatgaacttttgggtaacacttcacatccaaaccataatagttggcattcatgataaaaaaacattgaagaaactagggatagaaggaactaACTTTAGTATCATAAAGGCTATGTATGAAAAATCCAAAGCCAACCTTgtagtaaatggagaaaaactgaaagcacttTCTTTAAAATCTGAGACAAGACAAGGATATACACTTTTACCACTCCTAATTAATATAGAGCTAGAAATTCTAGCCAAAGCAATTGggtaagagaagaaaataaaaaggataaaaattggaaaggaagaagtcgAAGTATCACTGTTGCATATGATATAATCCTTTACCTAGGGGGAAAAATTCCACCCAAAGTTTGTTAGAGATGATAAACAAATTTGACAAAGTGTCAAGTTAAAAAATCAACatgcaaaaatcaatagcttgcctatataccaacaatgaatttctctaaaagaaatcaggaaaacaattccattcataatagcctaaaaaatacatatgtaggaataaatctaaccaaggaggtgaaagaggtctctaatgaaaactatagaatgttaaagaaagaaattaaatgagaCCTCCAAAGATGAAAAGacttcccatgttcatggataggcagaattaatattattaaaatggccatattaccaaaagcaatatacagattcaatgcaattaccCATCAAAATGACATTCTTTACAGAACAAAAAAAttcagtcctaaaattcattcagaaaaatcaaagatccagaatagccaaagcaattttaaGCCAAAAAGCAATGATAGAGGTTTCACAATACTtgacttcaaattatattacagatatatagtaacaaaaactgcatggtattgGCAGAAAAACAGATGCATACACCAGTGGTgaagaatagaagacatagagacaaacccacatacctACAGTCATCTGGTCCTTGACAAAGGTGGCAGAAACATACATGGGAGAAAGATAACTTCTTTAACATATAATACTGGGAAAACTAGTTATCCATCTGTAGAAGATTAAAACTAGACCCTtttctctcactctgcacaaaaatcaGCTCACAATGAAcccaagacctaggaattagaacagaaactatgcaattcctagaagaaaacatagagtcAACACTCCAGCATAATAGACAcaggcaacaactttctcaataggacccctgAAGATCAGGAAATGATACCAAgggttaataaatgggatgacatcaaatttataagcttctgcacagcaaaagaaacaagaatgtgaagagaaccAACAGAAAGGAGGAAAATCTTTGTTAGCTACTCTTTGAGGGAGGAAATACAGGGTTGGGTTTTTCTGAACATCTGGTCACAACCTTTCATCTAATCAGTACAGAAAAGGTGGAGCCTTACTAGCATCAATTGTAAATGGTATTGATGATACTATTTGCCTCATAGAGAGGCTGTGAGAATTCCATGAGATAATTCATTTAAAGTACTTGGGACTCTGCTTATATGACAGGTATCCCTGGACAATCTTGAGTAAGTGGGCCAAGAACCTTTCTTAGTTATATttggtctttcttttcttttcttttctttctcaggggcacttgaccactgaccaacatccctagccctattttgtattttatttagagacagggtctcactgagttgcttagtgactcgataagttgctgaggctggctttgaactcgtgatcctcctgtctcaacctcctgagctctgggattacaggtgagcaccactgtgcctgactttgGTTATTTGTCATACAACAATTCTTCCAGTAGAAACTGTCAAAAGGAGCATGATGTATAAGGTTCAAGTTGTTTTAGTCCCAGGAGATAATAGGTGTGAAGTACAACACAGCATAAAGTATGTGCTAGATTTCACATGATGATTTATAATGTACTATTCCTATAAATGTATAGACCAAATTCATCTCTGTTGCtccaaataagaaagaaaaagtgtAGTTAGATGATCTGTCTGGCAATCTTTGATAAACAAAAGAAAAGTAGGAAGgtatgaaaaagaaatattgccCAGGCTGTGACAATGTAGAGGAACCTCTTATTTTGCCTTCTTCCTAAGACTCTTATCTGACTCCGACCAGAGCATTAAAACCAGTAAGGAGAGAAGATTCACCATCAAAGGGCTAAGAAAAAAGTAtagaaaatgacttaatattactgaatactttcttAATTTGAAAATGAAGAAACATAATGAAAATATACCTTTATACGGATAACTGATTTTAGAATTCTGAACCTTACATTGATTTGTAATCTATTCTGTAATTTGGGGCCTAAAGAGAGAAGGCTCCCCGATTTTTAGCAAAAATTCCCCTAATATGGCCTCAAACATGATAGATggtcaataaattttaaatagtaacatattgtttaaaaagagaaaaataaataaatcaagtgTTGAAATAAAGGAGCTAGACAAGCAATGAAAAACAAATGAAAGGAAAGAAACAGAGAAAtattgattgaatgctgaagtgtTTAGGGGTAAAAAATGTACTGATGTTTGCAACTTATTTGAAATGCATAAAAAGTCAATTAGACTTActctgaaatataaaaataagaaagctAGATAGAAGGATAGGTGGATCAATAAAAGCAAATATATGAAACTTTATTTGTAGAATCCAGATGGAGAGTATGTAgattttcattttcaaatttttcatagGTTTGAAAATTTCCATGAGACATTTAAAAAGTAACAGAGAAAAGAAATTGACATAGAGatgttggggctgtggctcagtggtagagcacttgcatagcatatttgaggcactggatttaatcttcagcacaacataaaaacaaataaataataaaataaatgtattgtgtccatctacaactgaaaatattttttaaaaattgatatagataaaacagaaaattatatattagaaaagaggaaaagAGCAGATTTGTGAAATACATCCTAGAATTGGAAGACATATTCAATAGATATATCTCTACAAAATCAACTCAATAAAAAAATTGGGAGCTGGGCCTGGtagcacaagcctataatcccagccactcaagagtctgggcaggaggattataatgtagtgagccagcctcagcaatttagggagacccccatctcaaattttatttatttatttatttatttatttaggtactaggaattgaactcaggggcacattaCCACGAAGCTACCATCctgagccatttttatttttaaggagaCAAAACTCCAATGTACCATTTCAGTAAAAAGAAAGAGGAGGCTGCCAGGTATGATAGcctatgccagtaatcccagcttcttgggaggcgaaggcagaaggatcacaagtttgaggtctgccacagtgacttagtgagaccttgtctcaaaataaacaattaaaagggctgaggatgtagcttggtgcacaagaatttgggttcaatccctactactgaaaaaggaataaaaagaggGAGGCAATCTCTTTTAAGAAGTCTTCAGAAAGATAATACTGATGACTTCCCACTAGTAGTTTTTCTTTATTGGGTACTtttctgagaaaataaaaatgactagtGTTTAAGGGGAGAGGGACAAGAAATCAGGAAAAACTTAAATGAATCAATATAGctatggagaaaaaaataaaaataaaaatatcatcaCTTGCCCAAATAGAGCTGAGCCCAGATATTTGCAGGCTAGTTCCATCAGATGTTTGAGAGACAGATGATTCTGGTACTATAGTTTTCCCTAGGTATCTGCAACGCATTGATTCCTGAAAACCCCTCATTAATACCAAAATCTGTAGATGCTCAAgtctcttatataaaatggcatagtattcgcAAATAATCTGGGCCCATGCTCCtgtgtactttaaatcatctctagatattTATAAGACCTCATACAATGTAAAAGCTATGTAAATGTTATTATAAtgtattgtttaggaaataatgacaaggaaaattCTATAtgtattcagtttttttttttcttcaaatatttttgatccagTGTTGATTGAATCCGTGGATGGGGAACCTATAGAGAAGGAAGACCAACTGTATTAACATGTCCTCTAACAAGCTAGAATGATCCTAATTGCAAAACCTGAACAATATAACAAGTTAAAAAATACTATCAGTAACATCATTTATGAATATCAACAtcaaaattctaaataaatatcAGCAAATTTGAATCATAGTCGTACATTGAGAGACTAATGCAGGATGCATAAATAAAACTTACTTCAAGGATATAAAGATGGTTTAATATTAAGAAATACATTTACGGCCACATCGCCATGGCTGCCGGCGGTGGCGTGGCTTCCAGCGAAACGCTGCGTTACGCCGAGTACTCGCAGCCTACGGGGAAACTGCCGGACGCCGAACTCGACCACCGGCTGGCAAGAAGTTTGATAGCTGTAGGACTGGGTGGGCTCTTGCATTTGCAGGTCGCTATGCATTTCAGATCTGGAAACCTCTAGAACAAGCAATCACAGACACTGCAAGGAAGGTTTCATCTTCTAGCCTTTCGTCCTACTATAAAGGAGGATTTGAACAGAAAATGAGCAGGCGAGAAGCTAGTCTCATTTTAGGTGTAAGCCCATCTGCTGGCAAGGCCAAGATTAGAATGGCTCACAAGAGAATCATGATTCTGAATCACCCAGATAAAGGTCAAGTGAATGCCCTTGGCTCTGATTGATTGCAATAGGATCAAGCACTCATGTCTTTCAGCTGATTGACAAGTTGATTGTGCCTCTTAGCAAGGAGGCAAATTCTAAAATGTATTTGAGAGAACATGTATCTTAGGAGCCAGTGGTGTTTAAAgaattacttgattttttttttctgagatagtGTATTTATTAGAGATGGGATTGTTGACGCTGGCCTACTTACTAATATCTTCTTGTCTGACCCCGTGTGGGTAGCTGGGTGTGAGTGAATGGACCTGCAAGCTGGAAGCCAGCATTGGTCTCTGGTTTCTGTCTTCCAGCAAGCATTTTGACTTTGAACATTCCCTTAACCTCTCCAAATGTGAGTTTTATCAcctataaaataaaggaatttattTATAAAAGGAATTTATTTATAAAGGCCTTTTTGTTTGCACAATTTAATGTAATGATCTTTTATATCTACTCAATTAATGAAGAACCTGTACTATATGTTTCTGTTGAGATCACAGTTTTAAGAAAGACactctttattttttcagattATTGTACCCTCTAAAAATGTGTTGACATTGTAGATATTTTTTCTGTGTAATTGTCCATTCatccaaaatttaaaatattggaGCTTCAGAGATTTCATGGACTTCCTAAATCCCATCCATATGCTCAGTTAGGAGGTAAATTCTTTTCTGCCTCTTCTCTAAGTATAAGGTATACTGAATTAAGGGATAATGGACCCTAAATGTATATGATGCAGTTGGAATGATATAAATCTGAAAGTGTGTTTTGAGGAGAaagattgttttattttgaatGGGAAGAAGATAACAGATTTTAAGAAAAATGTGTCATTGTCCTTGGATAGAGAAAGCTGGGAGTATTGAGGGGGAAAATGAGAATGGACAACTCTTAATTTTGCCCCCTTTTAAATAATTATTCACTATATTTGGTTTAGCCAGCTCACCACTAAGTCTTACAAGTAGTTACAGGTAGTTAAATTCTTTACCCAGtgcttctgaaatttaaaaaactgTTACTTCACCCCATTGTTAATAAATTTTCTGTTGGTTTTGCTACCAGCtggtagaataaatttggaactaCAAATGTGTGATCAACTATAATTTGTTACACATTTCATTATCAGGTTGTACAAAGAAAGTGACACCAGAAAATTAAGTGTGGGAAATGGCTGAAAATAAATTTTTTGcaactagttaaaaaaaaaaaaagaaatacatttacAATTTATAACATTAACAAGCTAAAGGAAAATATAATGTAAATGGGTGCTGAAAATATacttgataaaattcaacatctcttactgatttaaaaaaattctagggccgggatatagctcagtggtaaagcgcttgtctagcatgcttgaggcactggattcaatccccagcataggaaaaaaaaaaacaagacaaaatctctgatttTTCCCTCAGCAAATAAAGAGAAAACTCTTGAAACTAAGGATAAATAATGATACCAATGGGCGACACTTAGTGTTTAAATCAACTATGCCAGGCTTAACAGGAAAACAGCAAAGACATTCCCATTAAAATCCAGAAcaccattattaccctatgttcacatatgactATGTGACctgtgtgactctacatcatgtacaacaagagaatgagaagttatattccatttatgtatgatgaatcaaagtgcattctactgtcatataactAATTaggtcaaattttaaaaaattcagagcATGAGGTTTTTTTGCTCTTCTCACTGTTATTCTTCAGTTCTGGGACTTCTAATCAATACTAGAACAACAAAGAGAGATGAAAGGTTTCTTACGgctttagaaaaggaagagcacctTCCCCGCCCCATCCCTCCCACCCCATGGCTTATTCCTGGAAAAGcctaataaaatatatgaaacaaatggaaaaaaattaaatgacatcCAGGTCcatgaaaagtatttttaaaaatccaaaggtttttttttttttttttttttttttgcacagtaTCAGTAACCAGTTGGAGCAGGCCATAGAGGAAACATTGACAACAGCAACAACCAATTTTAAAATCACCCAGTATAGACCTCCTCCCTTACACACATGACCACATTCATTTTCTTAAGATGCCTGCCTTCCTCGCATGCCACCAGGCTGGGTTGTTGGAGGAAGGAGatgcctacttactgtgacagggTGTGCTTGCTCTTGGCAGCTCCTTGCTGATGCAGAAGGTGAGCTCGATCTGAATCCAGAGCCACCACCTTCCCCCCACTCCTGTGGCCAAAGCCCAGACCTTCACTTTAGAACCAGTCAAAACTGGGCACAGGAAACTTTATAGAACCGGCAGAGGAGCATGAATGTAGTTCTGCCACAGCCTCAAGCACTCCACCCTGGGTGCCAGTGTTTGTGTGACTTGGGAGGAGAGAGCCCCGACTCCTTTTAAGGTTGCAGAGGGATGGGGAAGTGTCTAGAAGCTGAGCTGGATGGAGCATGCACTGGAGCATGCACTGGAACATGTGGGCCTAAAGAAGGGCTAAGAGAGGAAGACGGAGAGGAATGGAGTGGACACGAGGTCAGGAAGTAGTTCAGGGCTTCTCCCATGGAGGGTAGTGCGAGGAAAGGAGCTAGATCATGTCTTACCTTCCCCTTGGCACTGCCCTC
Encoded proteins:
- the LOC143385666 gene encoding dnaJ homolog subfamily C member 15-like, which codes for MAAGGGVASSETLRYAEYSQPTGKLPDAELDHRLARSRYAFQIWKPLEQAITDTARKVSSSSLSSYYKGGFEQKMSRREASLILGVSPSAGKAKIRMAHKRIMILNHPDKGQVNALGSD